One Dioscorea cayenensis subsp. rotundata cultivar TDr96_F1 chromosome 15, TDr96_F1_v2_PseudoChromosome.rev07_lg8_w22 25.fasta, whole genome shotgun sequence genomic region harbors:
- the LOC120277320 gene encoding leucine-rich repeat receptor-like serine/threonine-protein kinase At1g17230, translating to MKSPSHSFLMLFFFFFAVTAIACCQADRQAVLLMDFKKTLIDENNHLNDWNSSLSNPCSWIGIGCLHSEVTSINLSGFNLSGTLSGSICGLPLIAIFNISKNSISGPISVELAGCRNLEVLDLSTNWLHGIIAPELCQLASLRKLYLSENFLYGEIPDAIGNLALLQELVIYSNNLTGGIPQSIGGMKELRIIRAGLNNLSGPMPVEISDCQSMEILGLAQNRLEGTLPREIGKLKNLTTLILWQNRFYGEIPSELGNCTSLEMLALNDNCFNGSIPKEIGRLTLLKKLYLYTNQLDGSIPEELGNCKNAVEIDFSENHLTGSIPRELGYIQSLQLLHLFENRLQGGIPRELGRLSKLRRIDLSINNLTGEIPTEFQNQASLEYFQLFNNSLHGVIPPLLGTKSNLTVLDVSNNNLSGYIPAHLCKYQKLIYLSLGNNNLLGNIPFGVKTCKSLVQLRLGNNQLTGSLPVELSSLQNLTSLEMHHNKFSGPLAPEIGKLKIIERLLLSTNYFIGQIPPEIGGLAELHDFNISSNQFSGGIPPELANCTKLLLLDLSRNYLTGEVPPELGSLVNLGRLGLSDNNLKGTIPNSLGSLIRLTELQMGGNNFSGRIPVELGRLNALQIALNISFNALSGEIPTELGNLQMLESLFLNNNQLDGEVPASFGLMSSLFICNLSYNHLVGTLPSTQVFQRMDSSNFLGLDGLCGTGTKACQPSPTSTGVERDDTKQKIIIIVCVVVGIVALALTVGISLSLKRQLPILVSSDNRKGDFSDFYYSPKEGIRYQELLKATGNFSESAIIGRGACGTVYKAVMSDGSIIAVKKLKPHGEGSSADSSFRAEISTLGNIRHRNIVKLYGFCYHQDSNLILYEYMANGSLGEMLHRNQDTCILDWDTRYRIALGAAEGLCYLHSACKPQIIHRDIKSNNILLDESMEAHVGDFGLAKLIDFSQSKTMSAVAGSYGYIAPEYAFTMKVTEKCDIYSFGVVLLELITGRSPIQPLDQGGDLVNWVRRSIQQSPSPSSIFDARLDLSSRSTVDEMSLFLKIALFCTSESPVDRPTMKEVIAMMIDVRESTSISPSSPTSETPLDESASSKE from the exons ATGAAATCACCATCGCATTCGTTtctcatgcttttctttttcttctttgctgTCACTGCCATTGCCTGTTGTCAGGCTGACAGGCAGGCTGTGCTGCTCATGGACTTCAAGAAAACTCTCATCGATGAGAACAACCACCTCAATGACTGGAACTCCAGCCTCTCAAATCCTTGCTCCTGGATTGGCATTGGATGTTTGCATTCTGAGGTGACCTCCATCAACCTCTCTGGTTTCAATCTTTCTGGTACTTTGTCTGGTTCCATTTGCGGTCTTCCCTTGATTGCCATCTTCAATATCTCCAAGAACTCCATTTCTGGCCCTATTTCTGTAGAACTTGCTGGTTGTAGAAATCTTGAGGTTCTTGATCTGAGCACCAATTGGCTCCATGGGATTATCGCTCCTGAGCTCTGTCAGTTGGCTTCTCTGAGGAAGCTTTATCTCAGTGAGAACTTCTTGTATGGTGAGATCCCTGATGCAATTGGCAATTTGGCATTGCTCCAAGAGCTTGTCATTTATAGTAATAATCTGACGGGTGGGATTCCGCAGTCCATAGGCGGAATGAAGGAGCTCAGGATTATTCGGGCTGGCCTTAATAACCTCTCGGGTCCAATGCCAGTTGAGATTAGTGATTGCCAAAGTATGGAGATTCTTGGGCTTGCACAGAACAGGTTGGAAGGGACTCTTCCCAGAGAGATTGGGAAGCTGAAGAATCTGACTACATTGATTCTTTGGCAGAACCGTTTCTATGGGGAAATTCCTTCAGAGTTGGGGAATTGTACTAGTTTAGAGATGCTTGCCCTGAATGACAATTGTTTTAATGGTAGCATTCCTAAGGAAATTGGCAGATTGACCCTGCTCAAAAAGTTGTATCTTTACACCAATCAGTTGGATGGAAGCATTCCTGAGGAGCTAGGGAATTGCAAGAATGCAGTGGAAATTGATTTCTCTGAGAATCATTTGACAGGGTCTATCCCAAGGGAGCTTGGCTACATACAGAGCCTtcaattgcttcatctttttgaGAATCGCCTTCAGGGTGGTATTCCCAGAGAGCTCGGCCGGTTGAGCAAGTTGAGAAGAATTGATTTATCTATCAATAACTTAACTGGTGAAATCCCAACAGAGTTTCAAAACCAGGCTTCGCTGGAGTACTTCCAGTTGTTCAACAACAGTCTCCATGGGGTCATTCCTCCTCTTCTGGGGACCAAGAGCAACCTCACTGTCCTTGATGTTTCTAATAACAATCTCTCTGGTTACATTCCTGCTCATCTCTGCAAGTATCAGAAGTTAATCTATTTGAGTCTTGGAAATAATAATCTTCTTGGTAATATTCCATTTGGGGTGAAAACCTGCAAGTCCCTTGTTCAGCTACGTCTAGGGAACAATCAGTTGACAGGGAGCCTCCCTGTTGAATTATCTTCTCTTCAAAACTTGACGTCATTGGAAATGCATCATAATAAATTCTCTGGTCCTCTTGCTCCTGAAATAGGCAAGCTCAAAATCATCGAAAGGCTACTACTGTCGACAAATTACTTTATTGGGCAGATTCCTCCAGAAATCGGAGGACTAGCAGAACTTCACGATTTCAACATTTCATCCAACCAATTTTCAGGTGGTATACCTCCAGAGCTGGCAAACTGTACAAAGCTCCTGTTACTTGACCTTAGCAGGAATTATTTGACTGGAGAGGTTCCACCAGAGCTTGGCAGTTTAGTCAATTTAGGACGGCTTGGATTATCTGATAACAATCTGAAGGGCACCATTCCAAATTCTCTAGGAAGCCTCATTCGTCTTACTGAACTGCAGATGGGTGGAAATAATTTCTCTGGCCGCATCCCTGTCGAACTTGGGCGGCTTAATGCACTGCAAATTGCTCTTAACATCAGCTTCAATGCCCTCTCTGGAGAGATACCAACCGAGCTGGGAAACTTGCAAATGTTGGAATCATTGTTCTTGAATAACAATCAACTAGATGGAGAAGTACCTGCTTCATTTGGTTTGATGTCAAGCCTCTTCATTTGCAACCTCTCTTACAATCACCTTGTTGGGACATTACCCAGTACCCAGGTATTCCAAAGGATGGACAGCAGCAACTTTCTCGGACTTGATGGCCTGTGTGGAACTGGTACGAAAGCTTGTCAGCCTTCACCTACATCAACTGGAGTGGAAAGAGATGATACAAAGCAGAAAATAATCATCATTGTTTGTGTGGTTGTTGGAATAGTTGCTCTAGCTCTTACTGTGGGAATTTCCTTGTCTTTAAAGCGACAACTCCCAATTCTTGTTTCTTCTGACAATCGAAAAGGTGATTTCTCTGATTTCTACTACTCTCCCAAGGAGGGGATCAGATATCAGGAGCTTCTTAAAGCGACTGGCAATTTCTCTGAGAGTGCCATTATAGGAAGAGGTGCCTGTGGGACAGTTTACAAGGCTGTAATGTCTGATGGAAGTATTATTGCTGTCAAGAAGTTGAAGCCCCATGGAGAGGGTTCTAGTGCAGACAGCAGCTTCCGTGCTGAGATATCAACCCTTGGGAATATTAGACACAGGAATATTGTCAAGCTCTATGGTTTCTGTTATCATCAGGATTCTAATCTTATATTGTATGAATATATGGCAAATGGAAGTCTTGGAGAAATGCTCCACAGAAATCAGGATACATGCATTCTTGACTGGGACACTCGCTATAGGATTGCTCTTGGAGCTGCTGAAGGTCTTTGCTATCTTCATTCTGCCTGCAAACCTCAGATAATACATCGtgatataaaatcaaataatattctGTTAGATGAATCTATGGAAGCTCACGTAGGGGACTTTGGCCTGGCAAAATTGATTGACTTTTCGCAATCCAAAACCATGTCTGCAGTTGCTGGTTCATATGGATATATTGCCCCAg AGTATGCCTTCACCATGAAAGTTACAGAAAAGTGTGACATCTACAGTTTTGGGGTTGTTCTATTGGAACTGATAACTGGGCGGTCGCCAATTCAGCCTTTAGACCAAGGAGGGGACCTGGTCAATTGGGTGAGAAGATCAATACAGCAAAGTCCTTCACCATCTAGTATTTTTGATGCCCGACTGGATTTAAGCTCAAGGAGTACAGTGGATGAAATGTCTTTGTTtcttaaaattgcattgttttGCACTAGTGAATCCCCAGTTGACAGGCCAACCATGAAAGAAGTAATAGCAATGATGATTGATGTCAGGGAATCAACGAgtatttctccttcttctccaacttcAGAAACCCCTTTAGATGAAAGTGCTTCTTCCAAAG
- the LOC120277695 gene encoding uncharacterized protein LOC120277695 gives MAPPLTSKRKKERSDLKRNTNKGVDRNRDCLVRSLMNMVVKRESKKEESFVKLLLVYILGFVLFPTTSCSSPAWLPHYVDNLSTIGQYAWAQATHKWMMDDIPLAAARVKERCAGKQSRIGYVRGCTMALIIWFYEVTGNGKKIHFGRTPRILCYGVGSYKKQAAVSALIDSLEGKKFVPLMADREFEIELLGYGKVQRNNSLMVSETSDAMKAPKYMRTRRRKLDGKMKGEPSRHRKVGIVGGRDSTRLESDQ, from the exons ATGGCACCGCCATTGacttcaaaaaggaaaaaggaacgTTCAGATTTGAAGAGGAATACTAATAAAGGAGTAGACCGAAACAGGGACTGCCTAGTGAGGTCATTAATGAACATGGTGgtaaaaagagaaagcaagaaagaagaaagcttTGTGAAGCTTTTATTAGTGTACATTCTAGGATTTGTCCTTTTCCCCACAACTTCATGTTCGTCACCGGCATGGTTACCCCACTATGTGGACAATCTATCAACAATAGGACAGTACGCATGGGCACAAGCTACACATAAATGGATGATGGATGATATACCTCTCGCAGCCGCTCGTGTGAAAGAGAGATGTGCCGGGAAGCAATCAAGGATAGGATACGTAAGGGGTTGTACTATGgcattaatcatttggttttatgaagtcaCAGGTAACGGGAAGAAGATTCACTTTGGAAGGACACCACGCATTCTCTGTTATGGTGTTGGTAGTTACAAGAAACAAGCTGCTGTTAGTGCCTTGATTGATTCACTAGAGGGCAAGAAG TTTGTTCCACTCATGGCCGACAGAGAATTTGAAATTGAACTTCTCGGATATGGAAAGGTTCAACGGAATAACTCATTGATGGTTTCAGAGACATCCGATGCTATGAAAGCACCTAAGTATATGAGGACAAGGCGAAGGAAATTAGATGGGAAAATGAAGGGGGAGCCCTCCCGGCATCGAAAGGTCGGCATAGTAGGCGGTCGAGATAGCACACGCTTGGAGTCCGACCAGTGA